Within the Nitrososphaera sp. genome, the region GGTGATAGTCAGCGTCGAGTACAGCGAGTCGGCCCTGGCGGGCCTTGAAACAAGCAAAGATGGTATGGCAGTAGTTGCCACGGCGAGAAGGCAGGCTATGGCGATTGCCGGCGCGGCTCGCCTGATTACTATCGCACTTGTTGGTTGTCTGCTAGTGTTGGAAAGCTTTTTTCCGTTCGAATCTGCTTTGAATCCAAAAAAGTCTTTCATGTCGTCAGCCTCGTTACCAAAATTATGAACTTAACAGGTTAGACAGACTGTTCAATGGCAAAAGCACCATATTCGTCTATCGCGGGAATCTCATTGGAACGCAAGACCGGATGATATTTCTTTGAACTTTTTTGGAAGGTTGATAGCTACTCGCACATGGCGAACTCGTATATTCGAGTCAGTCTGAATTTCCGCCGACAATAGCGCCCGCAGCCAACTCGAGGCGCGGCAAATCGAGGTCGGCCCCAGCCATCATCACAAAATACATCAAATGTCTTCTCGGACACGGCATGTCGCCTCGCGACGTGTCATATTTGCCAGTTAGAGGAAGGTCGCCTTCATGCTATCAGACATTCCAGCCTCCCTCTAATGCGCTTTTTCGCTGAAAAACATCTTGAGAGGACAAAACCCGGTTCTTGACCGTTGGCATGTAGTTAGAAATTATACATAAGCATCGATTTAGACGCCAACGACTCCCGGCCATTCAAGGTCACTGAAAAATTGTCGCGATTCCCAGAAAACAAAGAGAGTGGATTTCTACCCCAGTCGTGCGTTTCGATATTTTCTCCAGTCACCGTTTCCTCGATTTTTGAGGAACGGAAAGGTGTTCCAGGAAGGTACAGCGAAAATTGATCCCATTCAAGTTGATTGCAATAGCCATCACTGCGCTGATAGTAGCTGGCGGAACAGCGGCTACGGTGTTGGTTCCCAAGTCTCAGTCAAACGGGAGCGATAGTACTTCCGGAAATTCGACGCCCCTATCTGTGCTCAGCAGTATACCGTCAGGTGCTGGAGGTCTTATCATTCACTCGGACGGAACAGCAGGCAGCAAGGCAGGCAGCCCCTCCGAAAGTCAGACTACCGTGCAGTCTGGCTCCGAGAACCCTGCTGTTCGAAGCAACTCGACAATCGGCGGAGATGTTTCAGGTGTCAACGAGACGGAGAAGAACTCGACAAGCAACATAATCGGCAATGTTACTCAAGGCGACATCGGCTCGGAGAACGTTACCGAGAGCTCAAACATAACGATCACCGGCCCTGCGCATGGCATGATGTTTGTAGAGGCAACTGGCCCGGCTGGCGCAAAGGTTTCATTTGATAATATCAATGCGACTGACGGATTCGGCCAACCCCTATCTCCTGTTTGCACCCCGGTCACCGGCTCGACATTCCCTCTCGGCACCACAAGGGTTACCTGTTCAGCTACCGATCATCATGGAAGAGCAGCTAGTACAGCTTTTGACGTCATAGTGAGAGATACTACCGCCCCGTCGCTTGTAGCTCCGGACGACATTACCGCACTTGCAACGGGCACGCTGACCAAGGTGTCACTTGGTGGCCCGGTAGTCACCGATGCAGTTGACAGTTCTCCAAAGGTATCCAACGACGCCCCTCCGAATGGATTTCCTGTAGGCGATACCGTTGTAACATGGACAGCGACAGACAGCTCGGGAAACACGCAGACAGCACAGCAGCTGGTCACTATTACTAATGAGTCATCTCAAACTAACGCAAATTCTTCCGAACCATCGACCACCGATGTGCCACAGCTGACGCTGAGCGGCGCATACTATAACGACACCTCGAGTGGCAGGATTTTTGTCGGACCGGCCACCACATTTGCCTTAGGATCAACTACCGGTAATGCCTCGACAGTGAATCATTACAGATACTACCGTTCAGGCGACAGCGGCGACCTTCCTGATTTCGCAAACGGATCTACCTTTACAGTTGCCGGCCACGACGGGGAGTATGTCATAGAGTACTATGGTCAAAATGCAACTCTTGTGCAGAGTCTTGATGTAACCTATGACGGCTCGCCGCCTACCTCTTCAGCGAGCATTGCCAACGATTCGTCGATAGCCTCAGCAGACAGCATTAACATTACTGCCTCAGACAGCGGGAGTGGATTGGCAAAGCAGATGCAGTCAGGGGTCTATTACTCGATCGACGGCAATAGCACATTTAGCAGCTCCAAAACCGGACTTTTGGTCCTTCCTGCCAGCGCGCTCAAATCAGGCCACCATTCGCTGACTTTCTACAGCGTGGACAACGTCGGAAATAAAGAATCGCTCAAGACAATCAGCTTTAACCTTTCCGACTGCAGTACTATGCCGACCGAACTTGTAAAAGGAGTGGTATTTGCCGACCCGACGCTCACCACAACTGGCGATGGGCAGCCGCTTACAAAGTATAGCATGCCATCAATCGACTCGAAAATCGCGGACATCAGCTCCAGAGGCTTCAACACCATTAGCGTGCCATTCTTCTGGTCTGCCTATTCAGATAACCCGACATCCACGCTCTCCGAAATGTCAAAGATTGCCGCGAGTGCTCAGAACCACAAGTTGTGCGTGATTTTCTCAAACTATCAGAGTGACACTGGCGGCAAATTCGGAGGACACGGATTCCCGCTCTCTGTTACCAAAAACTATGGCACAGAGCGGGCATTCTGGACGGATCTTTATGCTAACAGAATCCTCACCGACCACGGGCCGGAAACTATCTGGAACATACAGGCAGCAATGATGCGCGATATGATCTCGTCTGTAGACAAGTACTCCAGCGTGACCGGCTACGAGATAATCACCAGACCATACGTCTATGACCTCGACCAGTACGCTCAACTCGGTCAGTATCAGACTTATGTAGCGTCACAGATGCGCTCCGTCACCGCCAAGGTGATATTCTTCGACAAAGCAGAACCTAGGACTGGCTACAACGTCTATGTCGATCCAGAACATGACAGTCTGACAAAGCCAGCAGTGTCAAATGTAGTATTTGCTCCACACTTCTACGAAGGTGCGGCAAGTGGAACGGCTGAGGACGTGCAGGGATACGTGCAACTCGCGAGCGAATGGAACTGCCCGCTTATCATTGGCGAGTGGGCAGACAATTCCCTGAATAGCACAAAGACCAGCATCGACTCATTTGACTCGAACAACGCTGGCTGGATCTGGTGGAGCTACGACCCAATTGATTCATCGAGCCTGATGGACGCCGACTACAAAACGACGCAGAACATGGCAAACCTGCAATCAGCAATGAACTAAAGCTGTCTGACTGGCGCAAGAAGATCAACGCGCCTCCCATATTTTTAGAAGTTAAATATACCGAATTTGTACCCCTGATTGTTCTGACAGATTGTGTGACCGTAGGAAGATTTCGAGCAGATTTCGCTAAATTCAGGCTCAAACCGTTAAGAGCCGTGTGGCATCGGTTGCTTCAATGAAACCAACAACTTTTGGAATCTCGACGGCTATAGTCCTGGCGGGAATCCTTGCAGTATTTTCTGCAGGTGGCTTTTCTGCCGTGGCAGCACAGACACAATCGACCGGAACGGCAGCAGGAGCTGCCGGTAGCGCGAGCGGTTCAGGCGCAAGTCCCGGCACTTCAAATTCAGGCAGTGCATTGGCTTCGGCTCCTTATTCTAGTATTGTAAACTCGACACGAACAGCGTCTTCAAGTATGATGTCAGTATGTGAATCGAACAAT harbors:
- a CDS encoding HYR domain-containing protein, whose protein sequence is MIPFKLIAIAITALIVAGGTAATVLVPKSQSNGSDSTSGNSTPLSVLSSIPSGAGGLIIHSDGTAGSKAGSPSESQTTVQSGSENPAVRSNSTIGGDVSGVNETEKNSTSNIIGNVTQGDIGSENVTESSNITITGPAHGMMFVEATGPAGAKVSFDNINATDGFGQPLSPVCTPVTGSTFPLGTTRVTCSATDHHGRAASTAFDVIVRDTTAPSLVAPDDITALATGTLTKVSLGGPVVTDAVDSSPKVSNDAPPNGFPVGDTVVTWTATDSSGNTQTAQQLVTITNESSQTNANSSEPSTTDVPQLTLSGAYYNDTSSGRIFVGPATTFALGSTTGNASTVNHYRYYRSGDSGDLPDFANGSTFTVAGHDGEYVIEYYGQNATLVQSLDVTYDGSPPTSSASIANDSSIASADSINITASDSGSGLAKQMQSGVYYSIDGNSTFSSSKTGLLVLPASALKSGHHSLTFYSVDNVGNKESLKTISFNLSDCSTMPTELVKGVVFADPTLTTTGDGQPLTKYSMPSIDSKIADISSRGFNTISVPFFWSAYSDNPTSTLSEMSKIAASAQNHKLCVIFSNYQSDTGGKFGGHGFPLSVTKNYGTERAFWTDLYANRILTDHGPETIWNIQAAMMRDMISSVDKYSSVTGYEIITRPYVYDLDQYAQLGQYQTYVASQMRSVTAKVIFFDKAEPRTGYNVYVDPEHDSLTKPAVSNVVFAPHFYEGAASGTAEDVQGYVQLASEWNCPLIIGEWADNSLNSTKTSIDSFDSNNAGWIWWSYDPIDSSSLMDADYKTTQNMANLQSAMN